From Chryseobacterium camelliae:
AGACCGGTGTAGGTAAAAGAAGAAGCTTTTACTGTGAGAAAGACCAGAAGCTGTATCATTAAATTCCAGAACTGATCTTTTATTTCTTCTTACTTTAAGCCCATATCTTATTTTCATGTATTGTAGCTAAAATATAGATGGATTCATTATTGTATCATATATGATTCTGCTTAAGATCCATGCGTTCCCATTTTAGAGAATACATTAATGATGATGACGCCGATAACAATCAGTGCCATGCCAAGAATTGCAGGCCAGTCCGGTGTCTGCTTAAATACAACAATACCAATGACCGTAATGGCTACGATACCCACTCCGGACCAGATTGCATAGGTGATTCCGACCGGAATCTGACGAAGCGTAAGACTCAGGAAATAAAATGCCGCTGAATATCCGATAATAGTTATTACAGAAGGAACCAGCCGTGTGAATTCCGAAGATTTTTTCAG
This genomic window contains:
- a CDS encoding DMT family transporter, with the protein product MGKSYIYLMLAIVFEIIATTFLKKSSEFTRLVPSVITIIGYSAAFYFLSLTLRQIPVGITYAIWSGVGIVAITVIGIVVFKQTPDWPAILGMALIVIGVIIINVFSKMGTHGS